The Candidatus Neomarinimicrobiota bacterium region CAATTTGGTGATAATTGGGGGTCAGATGGATTGGATAATGATGATGATTGGGGTCCCTTTAAAGATGACATGGGGAACACGTTTGATGTACCATACGAACCTTTCGTTGATCTAAATAATAATGGTCTATTTGATGCAGATGTAGGAGAAATTTGGGTAGATATTTTTGGAAATCAAGTTTTATTAGACTATGGATTAGATGGAATACCCGGCACAGGAGATTATGGAGAAGGAAATGGAGTTTGGGACGGAGAATCGTTCGATGATCTTAACAATAATGATGAATGGGACGATTCGTTTGATAACAATGACTTAGATGGAGATGGCTTGCCTAGCCAAGGGGAACTTGGAGTAGATGAATTTGATGAAATGGATTTTTCAGTCAATTATGGAGATTTACCGCAAAAATATATGGATGCAAATGATGATGGTATCAATGATTATCCTACTTTTAACGTCAGGAATTATCGTTATGACATGCGCCTAGATTGGGAACCAAACTCTGATTTAACCGTCAGCTTATCCCATGGATTCGCTTGGGCCAGAAACATTAACATTACGGGGATTGCGCGATACCTTGCTGATGGGTGGGTTTATCGTTATTACCAAGCAAGGATTCGATGGAAAAACTTTTTCCTACAAACTTACCTGAATTCCAGTTATTCTGGTGACCCCTCTCACCCGACTCGCAACTTGGCTACAGGATCTCTTATTTATGATCGCTCAAAAAAATTCAGTGCACAGTTACAACATGTTAATGAGTGGAAAGATGGAAATATTCGATTTGTATGGGGATTGGATTATTTTCTTACCTTGCCAGATACACGAGGCACTATTCTTTCCGATAAAAATTATACTGATAATCGCGACAACAACGGTACTGGAGAATCTGGTTCACCCTATATTTTCCACGATATTAATGATAATACATGGTATGAAGATGGCGAAGCCTTTTCGAAATGGGCGACTGATAACGGGACTGCAACAGGTGCATTATTAGATTCAACGGATGCTGTTCTTGGGGCGATTGCAGATGGACTTGACAATGACGGTGACAGCGACGATTTTACAGATTTAAATTCCAATGGTATTCCTGATTTTTTGGACTCAGATGGAAGTGGCGAATTTGAATTTGGTGAAACAGTAGAACCCGGAGTGCGCTGGTTGGGCGGACAAAGATTTATTGTTTATGCAGATGGACTTGACAATGACGGTGACGGTTTAATTGACGAGAATATTGATGAAGGCATCGATGAGGCGGCTGAGGATAATCGTTATACTGTCAACGAAATAGGTGCATATTACCAGGTAAATTGGAAGTTTAGTAAAAAATGGGAATTTATCCAGGCCACTCGGTTCGATGTACATGACCGACTATCAGATATGATTGAGTTCAATAACCAGGGTGAAGGAATGGGCTACAATCCTCTTGATTGGAAATTTGATTTTAGTAAAACTGACGGACTGCAAGTTTCGCCAAAAATTGGTCTTGTTTATCGTCCAATGGAAAATCAGAATTTTAGATTAACATGGGCTACTGCATTTAATACACCCTCAAATCAAGCATTATTCTTAGATATTTATGTAACGCGTGTTTCGATTTTTAAAGTGTATGCACGAGGTGCTGATGGCGGTTACAACTTTCCTAGAGATTCCCAAGGCAATCCCTACTATTATGATATTGATCGCTTTACTTATTTACCAATTGATACGAGCAATAGTATCCTCTTTTATCCTTCTACCGATCCTAGAATTGATGGGTTTTATGGTCAAACCCTAATTGATCTACCGGAGATTGAACCGGAAACGGTTAGGTCTTGGGAATTTGGTTATAAAGGAAGACTGAACAATAGATTGTTCGGAACTCTAGATATATATACAAGTCATTTTAGCAGTTTTGTCAGTCCGGTCACATTTATTACTCCCATTGTAATAGAAAAATCTATATTGGAAAGAGATTACGACGGTGATGGTCTTAATAATACAATTGACGAATTAGAAAAGAATAATATAATCGACCAGGATGATTATGATGAGTCTTTCAATCATTGGCGGGGTGGGATTCAAGGGATTACAGCTATGGACACCACTCCCGGGTTTACGCCACCCGTTGTTGTGGGTTACTTGAATTATGGCGAAGTTGACATGTGGGGCTTGGACGCGAGTTTAGTTTATTTTATTAATCCAAGGCTAAACTTAGATCTTACATATTCCTTTTTGGGTATGACAGAATTCTTTAATCCAATCACGAAGGGGAAAGACCCTATAAACGCACCGCGTAATAAAGCGGGGATGAAACTTCAATACAATCTACAGAAATGGCCCATTACCACATCATTAAATGCTAGATACGTGGACGGATTTAAATGGTCATCCGGTATTTATTTTGGTGATATAAAACCTTATACCATTTTTGATTTACATATTGGTTACAAAATAAATAATTATGCGACTGCCAATCTCTCAATTTCAAATCTGTTGGATAATAAACATACAGAAATTATTGGCGGTCCATCCTTAGGGCGAGTGATCGTTCTTAGATTACAAAATAGTTTTTAAAATAAAAATCCCCACTTCCGCGGGGATTTTAAGTGAAATATTAATTTGGTAGAGATTCTTTGGGCGGTTTTACACCGAAATCCGAAAATCCATCCTGACCTGGTGATTTGATTCCACCATATTTCTTTTCAAATTTCTGAAGGTTGTCTTGAAGGGCTAACAAAAATGCTTTTGCATGCGGCGGAGCCATTACAATTCTTGAGTGTACTTTGGCCTTCGCAACACCCGGCAACAGTCGTGTAAAATCCATAACTAATTCTGCCGGTGAATGCGTCACAACGACAAAATTTGAATATTCCCCTCCACTGACTTTATCGTCTAATTCGATATTGATTTGCTGAATATTTTTTTTCTTATCAGTCACGAGTTATTCCCCTCTATTTACTATTCTTAAAATCACGGCTATTGAATTCTTCCCAATCTTCCTCAATTCCCTTGAATTCTTCATAATCAATAGCTTTATCTTCCTTCTCCTGTTCGCGGCTTTTCTGCTGAACGACTTCATTTTCAAAAAGGCTGAAAGTATCCTTCCTCTTTTCAAATTCTGCCGGATCCACATCCTCTTCATCATCAGGTTCAAGTCGCTCAATATCTTCACTATAAACATTTGCATCAAAGAAATCAAGATCTTCAACAATTCCGTTTGTCATTAAATATTCGAGAAAATCGAGAAACTTACGATCACGCAGATCTACCTTGCATGATTTGCAACTCAAAGATTCCTTCAAAGAAACCTCTTCGAGAGTCTTTTCACAAACGGGGCAAATAATTCCTTCTAACATTCCTTTATCATCCTAAATTTCGACGAGAATATAATCGGGAGCATAGGTCGCGTCAACAGGTTTATTTAAGTTTTTTTCAGTTTATAATCCTAATAATTTTTGAATACGTAAATATCCCATTTCAATAAAACCTTCTTTGTCTCGTTCAATAAATACATTAAAAAACGATTCTTTTTCTTCTGATTGAAATCCAATCCTCAAATGAGCGTTTGATGCACAAACCAATTGCGCCGTTACGGGGTGAAAATCCGGATTTAAATCTACTGCAGCATCAAATTTCCTGGATAAAATCCGGTTCAAAGCTGAAGATTTCAATATTCCGAATCGATTAATGTCAGTATTTGAATATCCTCGAAAATCATCCACTAAATCAATCCCAATGTTATTCCTATTAACTTCATCTCCAACAATGCGAAGTGTTATATGCCCCGTTTTTCCGATGGAATCTTTTAACGCATTGATGAAGGCCAACGCAACCCGACGCTGATCTACCGGTTCCGGAATGGCAATTAACAAAGATGAAATTCCTGGATCATTCTGAGTGATTGTGAGCTTTTTTGATAACCGACTTCGATGTCGTTTCGCATTGTGGAATCGAAGTGCTATCCGTGTTTTAAGAGGCAATTTCATCCTCGAATATACCTTTCTCATAAAAAGTAACCTGTGTACTTTTACTGAATTATGGTCAAATTGATGATAAGAAAATAACGTTTTTATTTAATCAAGGCATACAAAATGAGAATTAGCAAAAAACTACTCTGGGGCGGATTTGGCTGGGCGCTTGGCGGCCCACTTGGCGGCATTATTGGTTATACACTTGCATCTATGTCGGATAACAAGTCCTATAGATCTTATTCTTACCAATCGGGAAGCCGAATGCCAAACACAAAACCCGGTGACTTTATTTTATCTTTACTTGTTTTGCTCGCTGCAGTGTTAAAGGCCGACAAAAAACTGTTAAAATCAGAACTGGATTACGTAAAAAAATTCCTCACAAATCAATTTTCATCTCAGCAAGTTCAAGAATTTATGACGTTATTCAAGGAAATTTTGGAACAGGATTATCCTCTCAGGGATGTCTGCCGGCAAATCCAAAGATCCATGGACCATCCGAGCCGATTAGAATTAATCCATGTATTATTCGGTCTTTCAAAAGCGGATGGACAAATTCATCCTTTAGAAATTGAGGTTATTAATAAAATATCCAATTATCTAAATATAAATGAAAAGGATTACGCATCGATCAAAGCAATGTTTATCGGAGATGTAAATGGCTCTTACACCGTTCTTGAAATCCATCCAAAAGTAACAGACAAAGATGTGAAAATAGCCTATCGAAAAATGGCAACAAAATATCATCCCGATAAAGTTGCTCATCTGGGAGAAGAATTAAAACTTCTTGCCGATAAAAAATTCAAATCAGTAAATAAAGCCTACCAAACGATTAAAAAAGAACGTGGAATTAACTGATGCCTGAAAAGTCGGGGCAATTCCCCTTTACCCGCGGCCTCTATCCGAATATGTATAAAGACCGCCTCTGGACCATGCGTCAATATGCCGGATTTACGTCTGCGGAAGAATCTAATCGACGGTATCGTTTTTTATTAGAGCAAGGTGTTACAGGTTTATCGGTTGCTTTTGATCTGCCCACACAAATAGGGTTTGACTCAGACCATAGCATGGCCACAGGCGAAGTCGGCCGGGTTGGCGTTCCCATTTCCACGATTGAAGATATGGAAATCCTGCTAAAAAATATACCATTAGACCAAGTTTCAACATCCATGACCATTAATGCAACCGCTCCAATTCTATTAGCCTTTTATATTGTAGCCGCAGAAAACAAAGGCATCAACAAAGCAAAACTTCGCGGCACTATCCAAAATGACATCCTGAAAGAATATATCGCTCGTGGAACCTATATTTATCCACCGGATGTTTCTATGAGGCTGGTGACAGATATTTTTGATTATTGTTCTAATCACCTGCCAAATTGGAATTCTATTTCTATTTCCGGGTACCATATTCGGGAAGCCGGGTCCACCGCGGCGCAGGAATTGGCCTTTACCTTTGCTAATGGAATCGCATATGTCCAGGCTGCTATTAATTGCGGATTGGATGTAAACACCTTTGGAAAACGCCTATCTTTCTTTTTTAATGCTCATAACGATTTCTTAACTGAGATAGCAAAATTTCGCGCGGCACGGAAACTCTGGGCCACCATCATGAAGGAACGTTTCCATACAACAAATGAAAAAGCTATGATGTGCCGGTTTCACACCCAAACCGGTGGCTCTACCCTCTCGGCACAACAAATTGATAACAATGTTGTGCGTACTACCATTCAAGCGCTTTCTGCTGTATTGGGCGGAACACAATCACTGCATACTAACTCGCGAGATGAGGCGTTGTCTTTACCAACTGATGAATCGGCAAAATTGGCGCTCAGAACACAACAAATAATCGCTCATGAATCCGGAGTTACACAATTTGCAGATCCACTTGGCGGAAGTGAAATAATTGAAAAACTTACTGTAACTCTTGAAAAAGAAGCACTATCGATCATAACAGAAATTGATGAAATGGGCGGAGCGCTTTCTGCGATTGAATCCGGATGGGTGCAAAATGAAATTGCCCGAAGCGCATATGAATATCAGAAAAATGTAGATTCAAAAAAACAAGTGATTGTTGGAGTGAATAAATTTATGGACGACACGGAACCTGATTTCGAATTGCTTGAAATCAGCAGTAAGGCTGAAGAAAAACAAATTACTCGGCTTATTGCATTCAGAAGTTCTAGAGATTCTTCAGAATGCTCCAATGCTTTGGCTAAACTCCGATCACACGCAAAAGGTACTGATAATCTCATCCCCTCAATTATTGAATGCGTACGAAAAAAATGCACATTGGGAGAAATCTCTGATACATTAAGAGAAATATTCGGCGAACATCAAATATAACTGTGGCTTTTTCCCAACTCGTTCAAGCCAATCTTTCTACCCAAGTTATCGGAAGGAAAATTGAATATTATCAAATTCTAAAATCCACCAATTCCGAAGCATGGAATTTAATATATGCCGGCGCTCAACATGGAATCGTGGTGATTACCGATCATCAGACCAGGGGAAAAGGAAGAGGAAAAAACTCGTGGGTTTCAAGCCCGAATAACAGTTTGACATTTTCCGTAGTCCTAAAGCCAAATGAAATACCATATTCTTCGCTATTTTCACTTTCTGCGGGGATTGCAATTGCAAAAACGTTACAGTTTTTTGGAATACAGTCGAATCTCAAATGGCCCAATGATATTTTGATCCATCAAAAAAAAGTAAGTGGAATTTTATGCGAAACAAAATTCCGAGCGTCAAACCCATCCGCTTTGGTAATCGGCATTGGATTAAATGTGAATGAAAAAGTTGAAGATTTGCAAACAGAATTATCCGAATCTTCAACATCCATGTCCATAGAATCCGGTATGATCTTTCAGCGCGAACGGGTAATGGCAGAAAGTCTTAATTTTCTTGAGGAATATCTTTTTAAGTCTGATGAAGAAATTATTAAAGAATGGGCCCAATTTTGTGGACATATTGGGAAAAACATTTCCTTTAGAGATGGTAAAGAAAAAATGCGCGGAAAATTTATCGGCCTGACTAATTCCGGGGCGGCAGTTGTCAATATAAATGGTACAGAAACAGAATTCTCTTCTCCAATTATTACGATCGAGAATTAAGAATAATTTGTGATTAGTACCGGTGGTAGGGCGACACCTTTATTTCAACTTCGAACTCCGGAAATTTACTTTTAACAGAATCTCGGATTTCATTTTCGCATGTTATAAAGTTAGTATGAGTAATGTTAGAAGTGAGATTCATTCCAAAAAGAATAACTTGGTGTTCGGGTGTATCTACAACTCGAATATCATGAACATTGGTGATCTGATCATTAGATTCACAATAGTGATTCAAATGATCCCTTAATTCATTAACAATTGGATGTTGAGGATGAATTGGATCCATATGAACTGTAGGTTCTACGTTTAGGTTTTTCTTAACGACATCCTCAACTTTTTCCGAAATATCATGTGCTTGAGCCGGAGGTTCATCGGCATCAATTTCAATGTGCATACTAATAAATTTTTCACGGCCGTAACTGTGAACCGTAATATCATGAATACCTAATACTCCATCCACTTGGACAACCATTTCCCTAATGGTTTCCAATTCGTCCTCTGTAGGAGGTTTGCCAAGCAAGTCGTCCACAGCATCTCTTGCAATATGAAATCCGGTCCAAAGAATAAATGCTGCAACACCCAGTCCGGCCCAGCCATCAAAAGACAGATAACCCATTTTACTTGCGATTAAAGCAAATACCACAATCAAAGAAGATAGTGCATCAGAACGATGGTGCCACGCATCTGCATGAAGCGTTCCGGAAGCAATTTTTTTCGATAAAAATTCTCCATAGCGTGCAGTGATCTCCTTAATGATTACCGTAAAACTTATCATGTAAATCATCCACCATTCCGGATTGATAGGTGTCGGAACCATGATTCTTTCAAATGATGCTTGAACAAATTCAATCCCTGCAACACCCAAGAAAACCGCAATAATGAGCGTAGCTATATACTCTGCCCTTCCATAGCCATAAGGATGGGTTGGGTCCGGCGGTTTCTTGGATTCATGAAATCCCCAAATGACTACAAGCGAACCGATGACATCTGCCAGAGTATGGAATGCGTCGGCAATGACACTGATCGCGCCAGCCATTACACCGATCATTAATTTGAGCACAAAAAGAATGGTATTGATTAAGACTGAAATCCAGCCTTGAAAAACACCGATATTTATCCTGTAAACACCTGCGGGTTCTTTTCCCTTGGGCACCCAATATTGTGTGAAGCGTTCAAACATGTTTTTAAATCATCCCCTTTATTTTATGCAGTTTATTATCCCCACCTTGTACCAAAGCATAATCAAACCCATTTTTTAGACACGCAAACCCATTCCTGCCGTCTTTCCGAATAGCAATATAAGCAACTTGAAAATCGGGATTGCCATGATGTTTTTTTATCACGCGCTTCAATGCTTCTTCACATGCTTCCGTTGGTTCGTAACCTTGCCGCATGAGTTCCACCACCAAGAAACTTCCAGTCGTCTTGATTACTTCTTCACCTAATCCTGTTGCGGCGGCGCAGCCAATTTCATTATCAACAAAAAGGCCGGCACCAATAATAGGACTGTCCCCCACTCTGCCATGCATTTTATAGGCCCAGCCACTGGTGGTGCATGCGCCGGCCAAGTCACCATTTTTATCTTGGGCTAAGACTGAAATTGTATCGTGTGTTTCATGGGGTGTCATTTCGCGACGTTTCTTTTTCCACTTTTCCCATGCTGCTTTAGATTCATCCGTAAGCAGATTCATTTCTTCAAATCCTTGTGAAACAGCAAATTGTCTTGCCCCTTCTCCCACAAGCATTACGTGTTTTGTATCTTCCATCACTTTTCGTGCCACTGATACAGGATGTTTAATATTCTGAACAAAAGCGACTGACCCTGCATTGCCGGTAGAATCCATGACACAAGCATCTAAGGTTACATTCCCTTTTTCGTCGGGAAGACCGCCAAAACCGACGGATGTACTTTTGGGATCCGCTTCGGGAATACGTGCACCCGCTTCTGCTGCATCCATGGCATTGCCACCATTTTGAAAAGAAATTAATCCTGCTTCATTGGCCGGGAGACCGTGGTCCCACGTGGATAAAAGAATTGGATCATTTTTATTGGTTTTGAGTTCAGTGTTACCAAATACTGCCTTTGGCGCAAACAACCCAATTGCACCTGTTTTTAAGAAATTTCTGCGTTTCATACCCATATTGCTAAAATAGCTCCCATGATTAATAGACCCACAAATTGGTAGCCTGTATTGATGAAATAGAATTGCCAGGATTTATCTTCGTATGCAACGGTGTTGAGTGAATAAGTGGCAATATAACCCAGCCAAAGCCAGAATCCGGTTGTGAGTCCGATAGCAAGATTAGACATTCCCGAATCTGTAAAAACTACTTTCATAAAATCAACAATGTGGGCTGTGACAAAAGCCATTACTAATCCACCGATAAATGAAATAATAAATGGTTTGGCGCCGGGACCTTTTTCCTTCATCTCTTTCAGCTTTTCATCAGAGAAGCCCATGGCCTTGATC contains the following coding sequences:
- a CDS encoding TonB-dependent receptor, with amino-acid sequence MNIRRLFFICLVTTIAMAQKGTISGSINDANNGDPLLGANVIIKETSQGASTDTDGHFTISRVNPGNYTLIVTYIGYQTLKNKLDLGDGETINVELTLEPEAIQMETYVVTASRRRERVEDAPAAISVISKKEIRRESNTNLGSYLKGVKGIDFTQSGIDSYNMTARGFNSSFSSRLLTLTDGRMANVPSLRLTAYNVIPVSFEDVEQIEVVLGPSSALYGPNAHSGVLNIVTSSPIRTQGTSINIQGGWMDQTDADLLKKITFRTAHKVGNFGFKISGVALAGKDWVHFNEDEWEGHDPVFIGRPNLKHDRLDRGGIPGENGNQMFTYEMINEVDDADESWVGFLWGDKIATAGGEAGSPLITQEMVDKAASDAFNRFTLDNRITLWFVTADKIGKTYADGIDNNGDGAIDEGIDLGIDDESEAWYDGVDNDGDGEIDEADEIGSSWLDRFGSYYQGTDASTHKFGFGDYKYDSEGNLIFDTNDNGQFGDNWGSDGLDNDDDWGPFKDDMGNTFDVPYEPFVDLNNNGLFDADVGEIWVDIFGNQVLLDYGLDGIPGTGDYGEGNGVWDGESFDDLNNNDEWDDSFDNNDLDGDGLPSQGELGVDEFDEMDFSVNYGDLPQKYMDANDDGINDYPTFNVRNYRYDMRLDWEPNSDLTVSLSHGFAWARNINITGIARYLADGWVYRYYQARIRWKNFFLQTYLNSSYSGDPSHPTRNLATGSLIYDRSKKFSAQLQHVNEWKDGNIRFVWGLDYFLTLPDTRGTILSDKNYTDNRDNNGTGESGSPYIFHDINDNTWYEDGEAFSKWATDNGTATGALLDSTDAVLGAIADGLDNDGDSDDFTDLNSNGIPDFLDSDGSGEFEFGETVEPGVRWLGGQRFIVYADGLDNDGDGLIDENIDEGIDEAAEDNRYTVNEIGAYYQVNWKFSKKWEFIQATRFDVHDRLSDMIEFNNQGEGMGYNPLDWKFDFSKTDGLQVSPKIGLVYRPMENQNFRLTWATAFNTPSNQALFLDIYVTRVSIFKVYARGADGGYNFPRDSQGNPYYYDIDRFTYLPIDTSNSILFYPSTDPRIDGFYGQTLIDLPEIEPETVRSWEFGYKGRLNNRLFGTLDIYTSHFSSFVSPVTFITPIVIEKSILERDYDGDGLNNTIDELEKNNIIDQDDYDESFNHWRGGIQGITAMDTTPGFTPPVVVGYLNYGEVDMWGLDASLVYFINPRLNLDLTYSFLGMTEFFNPITKGKDPINAPRNKAGMKLQYNLQKWPITTSLNARYVDGFKWSSGIYFGDIKPYTIFDLHIGYKINNYATANLSISNLLDNKHTEIIGGPSLGRVIVLRLQNSF
- a CDS encoding DUF3467 domain-containing protein; protein product: MTDKKKNIQQINIELDDKVSGGEYSNFVVVTHSPAELVMDFTRLLPGVAKAKVHSRIVMAPPHAKAFLLALQDNLQKFEKKYGGIKSPGQDGFSDFGVKPPKESLPN
- a CDS encoding DnaJ domain-containing protein — encoded protein: MRISKKLLWGGFGWALGGPLGGIIGYTLASMSDNKSYRSYSYQSGSRMPNTKPGDFILSLLVLLAAVLKADKKLLKSELDYVKKFLTNQFSSQQVQEFMTLFKEILEQDYPLRDVCRQIQRSMDHPSRLELIHVLFGLSKADGQIHPLEIEVINKISNYLNINEKDYASIKAMFIGDVNGSYTVLEIHPKVTDKDVKIAYRKMATKYHPDKVAHLGEELKLLADKKFKSVNKAYQTIKKERGIN
- a CDS encoding methylmalonyl-CoA mutase is translated as MPEKSGQFPFTRGLYPNMYKDRLWTMRQYAGFTSAEESNRRYRFLLEQGVTGLSVAFDLPTQIGFDSDHSMATGEVGRVGVPISTIEDMEILLKNIPLDQVSTSMTINATAPILLAFYIVAAENKGINKAKLRGTIQNDILKEYIARGTYIYPPDVSMRLVTDIFDYCSNHLPNWNSISISGYHIREAGSTAAQELAFTFANGIAYVQAAINCGLDVNTFGKRLSFFFNAHNDFLTEIAKFRAARKLWATIMKERFHTTNEKAMMCRFHTQTGGSTLSAQQIDNNVVRTTIQALSAVLGGTQSLHTNSRDEALSLPTDESAKLALRTQQIIAHESGVTQFADPLGGSEIIEKLTVTLEKEALSIITEIDEMGGALSAIESGWVQNEIARSAYEYQKNVDSKKQVIVGVNKFMDDTEPDFELLEISSKAEEKQITRLIAFRSSRDSSECSNALAKLRSHAKGTDNLIPSIIECVRKKCTLGEISDTLREIFGEHQI
- a CDS encoding biotin--[acetyl-CoA-carboxylase] ligase, translated to MAFSQLVQANLSTQVIGRKIEYYQILKSTNSEAWNLIYAGAQHGIVVITDHQTRGKGRGKNSWVSSPNNSLTFSVVLKPNEIPYSSLFSLSAGIAIAKTLQFFGIQSNLKWPNDILIHQKKVSGILCETKFRASNPSALVIGIGLNVNEKVEDLQTELSESSTSMSIESGMIFQRERVMAESLNFLEEYLFKSDEEIIKEWAQFCGHIGKNISFRDGKEKMRGKFIGLTNSGAAVVNINGTETEFSSPIITIEN
- a CDS encoding cation transporter, with amino-acid sequence MFERFTQYWVPKGKEPAGVYRINIGVFQGWISVLINTILFVLKLMIGVMAGAISVIADAFHTLADVIGSLVVIWGFHESKKPPDPTHPYGYGRAEYIATLIIAVFLGVAGIEFVQASFERIMVPTPINPEWWMIYMISFTVIIKEITARYGEFLSKKIASGTLHADAWHHRSDALSSLIVVFALIASKMGYLSFDGWAGLGVAAFILWTGFHIARDAVDDLLGKPPTEDELETIREMVVQVDGVLGIHDITVHSYGREKFISMHIEIDADEPPAQAHDISEKVEDVVKKNLNVEPTVHMDPIHPQHPIVNELRDHLNHYCESNDQITNVHDIRVVDTPEHQVILFGMNLTSNITHTNFITCENEIRDSVKSKFPEFEVEIKVSPYHRY
- a CDS encoding N(4)-(beta-N-acetylglucosaminyl)-L-asparaginase; translated protein: MKRRNFLKTGAIGLFAPKAVFGNTELKTNKNDPILLSTWDHGLPANEAGLISFQNGGNAMDAAEAGARIPEADPKSTSVGFGGLPDEKGNVTLDACVMDSTGNAGSVAFVQNIKHPVSVARKVMEDTKHVMLVGEGARQFAVSQGFEEMNLLTDESKAAWEKWKKKRREMTPHETHDTISVLAQDKNGDLAGACTTSGWAYKMHGRVGDSPIIGAGLFVDNEIGCAAATGLGEEVIKTTGSFLVVELMRQGYEPTEACEEALKRVIKKHHGNPDFQVAYIAIRKDGRNGFACLKNGFDYALVQGGDNKLHKIKGMI
- a CDS encoding DUF1761 domain-containing protein, with the protein product MYEPTINYLAVLVSAIIFFIIGGLWYSPVLFANPWIKAMGFSDEKLKEMKEKGPGAKPFIISFIGGLVMAFVTAHIVDFMKVVFTDSGMSNLAIGLTTGFWLWLGYIATYSLNTVAYEDKSWQFYFINTGYQFVGLLIMGAILAIWV